A section of the Pectinophora gossypiella chromosome 11, ilPecGoss1.1, whole genome shotgun sequence genome encodes:
- the LOC126370999 gene encoding uncharacterized protein LOC126370999 gives MPAIDITRPDIINFLIESYDKTAKLRMRWNTLHQKKLHEAASFHKEEKGYRDVDVIEQSMTGGMPATSRDFVASGYNRRRIPIRDATFVPGVANLRKTHTIESVGLGDRKEDPRLARPDTDTTFDPVMRPVGPEQQKLIYKGLPRYGREAYLKVRNRITPEDKYYFQECGGWEYGWRLKDSYFSRHAPSHGRVFRMTHGSISRTGPQPDPPHYKASDIPGPSKCPE, from the coding sequence ATGCCCGCAATTGACATAACAAGGCCTGATATTATTAACTTTCTTATTGAAAGCTATGATAAGACGGCCAAACTACGTATGAGATGGAATACTCTACATCAGAAAAAACTGCACGAGGCCGCTTCCTTCCATAAGGAAGAGAAGGGTTATCGCGATGTGGACGTGATAGAGCAAAGCATGACGGGTGGTATGCCCGCTACATCGAGAGACTTCGTCGCTTCTGGTTATAACAGGCGACGTATTCCAATTCGCGATGCTACGTTTGTCCCGGGAGTAGCAAATCTTCGTAAAACTCACACCATCGAAAGCGTAGGACTTGGCGATCGGAAAGAAGACCCAAGACTGGCCCGTCCAGACACCGATACAACTTTTGATCCTGTTATGAGACCAGTGGGACCGGAACAACAAAAACTAATATACAAGGGTTTGCCTCGTTATGGTCGCGAAGCATATTTGAAAGTACGTAATAGAATAACGCCAGAGGATAAGTACTATTTCCAGGAATGCGGCGGATGGGAGTATGGTTGGAGACTTAAGGACAGTTACTTCTCACGCCACGCTCCTTCACACGGGCGTGTGTTTCGCATGACTCACGGTTCCATCAGCCGCACCGGCCCGCAGCCTGACCCACCACACTACAAGGCCTCTGATATCCCCGGCCCATCTAAGTGCCCGGAATAA
- the LOC126370985 gene encoding acyl-CoA Delta(11) desaturase-like, whose amino-acid sequence MEKSKVDPRPSLSEIFRTFEKSLGFKNDIKWVNFILITLYHIIGMYWSYYYAFPVKWQTLVFAAIMYVASGFGVTGGAHRLWTHKAYKVKLPLKLFLLMCFSSAGQNSLLQWVRDHRVHHKFSDTEADPHNANRGLFFSHIGWLMMKKNEEVLRRGKQIDMSDIENDPILKVYNRYFGFFKLLFCYVLPTMIGIWLWGEEWKCAVAWQCFIRYLTVFHSELTVNSLAHTFGYKPYNKTIMPAENRFVSTCSLGEGWHNYHHAFPFDYKAAEHFDIFNFGARFIRFFGKMGWAYDLREATPEMINGIAERMGDGTPVHFPLKSDSHENRACG is encoded by the exons ATGGAGAAAAGCAAAGTGGATCCTCGACCGTCCTTAAGTGAAATATTTAGAACATTTGAAAAAAGTCTAGGGTTCAAAAACGACATAAAATGGGTCAATTTTATATTAATCACTCTCTACCACATAATTGGAATGTATTGGAGCTACTATTACGCCTTTCCTGTGAAGTGGCAGACGTTGGTTTTTG CTGCAATAATGTACGTGGCAAGTGGTTTCGGAGTAACCGGAGGAGCGCACCGTCTGTGGACACACAAAGCTTACAAAGTCAAACTTCCATTGAAACTTTTCCTTCTCATGTGCTTTTCCAGCGCTGGACAG aatTCCCTCCTTCAATGGGTCCGCGACCACAGAGTACATCACAAATTCAGTGACACAGAAGCTGACCCTCACAATGCTAACCGAGGACTGTTCTTCTCACACATTGGCTGGTTGATGATGAAGAAGAATGAAGAAGTTCTCCGCCGAGGCAAACAAATTGACATGAGTGACATTGAAAATGATCCCATACTAAAAGTATACAACAG GTATTTCGGGTTCTTCAAACTTCTCTTCTGTTATGTTCTGCCAACGATGATCGGTATATGGCTTTGGGGAGAAGAGTGGAAATGCGCAGTCGCATGGCAGTGCTTCATTCGATACCTCACCGTCTTTCACAGTGAGCTGACTGTCAACAGCCTCGCACACACCTTCGGATATAAACCTTATAACAA GACCATAATGCCCGCTGAGAACCGTTTCGTATCGACATGTAGTCTTGGCGAGGGGTGGCACAACTACCACCATGCTTTCCCCTTCGACTACAAGGCAGCTGAGCACTTTGATATCTTCAACTTTGGTGCTAGATTCATCCGATTCTTCGGCAAGATGGGCTGGGCTTATGACTTAAGAGAAGCCACACCTGAAATGATAAACGGTATTGCCGAGCGAATGGGCGATGGAACCCCAGTACACTTTCCATTGAAATCAGATTCCCACGAAAATAGGGCTTGTGGATGA